The following coding sequences are from one Ficedula albicollis isolate OC2 chromosome 17, FicAlb1.5, whole genome shotgun sequence window:
- the NDUFA8 gene encoding NADH dehydrogenase [ubiquinone] 1 alpha subcomplex subunit 8, whose amino-acid sequence MPGVLRVPPLEELDVPEVAVSSSVLKAAAHHYGSQCDRPNKEFMLCRWEEKDPRKCLSEGRQVNQCAIDFFRSIRTHCAEPFTTYWSCIDYTNQQELRRCRKQQAAFDSCVLNKLGWVRPSLGDLSKVTKVKTDRPLPENAYHSRPRPEPNPPTEGELKPSPFGSRFFFWSW is encoded by the exons ATGCCCGGGGTGCTGCGGGTGCCCCCGCTCGAGGAGCTCGATGTGCCGGAG GTGGCGGTGAGCTCGTCCGTGCTGAAGGCCGCGGCGCACCACTACGGCTCGCAGTGCGACCGGCCCAACAAGGAGTTCATGCTGTGCCGCTGGGAGGAGAAGGACCCGCGCAAGTGCCTGAGCGAGGGCCGGCAGGTGAACCAGTGCGCCATCGACTTCTTCAG gagcaTCCGGACGCACTGCGCCGAGCCCTTCACCACCTACTGGAGCTGCATCGACTACACCAACCAGCAGGAGCTGCGCCGCTGCCGCAAGCAGCAGGCAGCCTTCGACTCCTGCGTGCTCAAcaagctgggctgggtgaggcCCAGCCTGGGAGACCTCTCCAAG GTTACGAAGGTGAAGACAGACCGTCCTCTGCCTGAGAATGCCTATCACTCTAGACCCAGACCAGAGCCAAACCCACCCACTGAAGGGGAGCTGAAGCCCTCTCCCTTTGGCAGCAGGTTCTTTTTCTGGTCCTGGTGA